GGTGACAAACCGGAGGAAGGTGGGGATGACGTCAAGTCCTCATGGCCCTTATGGGTAGGGCTTCACACGTCATACAATGGTACATACAGAGGGCCGCCAACCCGCGAGGGGGAGCTAATCCCAGAAAGTGTATCGTAGTCCGGATTGTAGTCTGCAACTCGACTACATGAAGTTGGAATCGCTAGTAATCGCGGATCAGCATGTCGCGGTGAATACGTTCCCGGGTCTTGTACACACCGCCCGTCACACCATGGGAGCGGGTTTTACCAGAAGTAGGTAGCCTAACCGTAAGGAGGGCGCTTACCACGGTAGGATTCGTGACTGGGGTGAAGTCGTAACAAGGTAGCCGTATCGGAAGGTGCGGCTGGATCACCTCCTTTCTAGAGTTTGCATGAAAGTTAAGCGTCCACACTTATCGTCTGTTAATAAAGAAGAACAGGTATCGGTCAAAGGCTGCGGCGTGAAAGCGCTGGAGTTGATGGTAGGCTCGTACTGATCCAAGCGGGTCTGTAGCTCAGTTGGTTAGAGCACCGTGTTGATAACGCGGGGGTCGTTGGTTCGAGCCCAACCAGACCCACCATAAAGTTTCGGGGGTTTAGCTCAGCTGGGAGAGCACCTGCTTTGCAAGCAGGGGGTCGTCGGTTCGATCCCGTCAACCTCCACCAAGTTTCCTTGGTGAGAAGAAGCAAGAAATATCAAACCTAAGTCGGCGCAGTAGCGCGCTGGGATTTAGGTTTGGTCTTTTTAAGATCACTGGTTTTACCGTTCTTTAACAATCTAGAAGAAGTAGTAAAGATTCGTCCATGACAAGACATTGTTGTGGATGGGTATGATTGTATCAAATCAAAAAGTATGTAAAGAGTTCTCAAAAGACTCCATGGGCGCAAGCTGCATGGAGAATGCGATAACACTTTGGATACGGCAAACGCTAAACTCATAGAAATACCTCTATAACCGCTTTTTAGCTGTGAACGCAGCTAGAGGCTAAAGTTATAGGGACAAGTGAATAAGTGCACATGGTGGATGCCTTGGCGATATCAGGCGATGAAGGACGTAGTAGCTTGCGATAAGCTGCGGGGAGCTAGCAAACAAGCTTTGATCCGCAGATTTCCGAATGGGGAAACCCGGCCCTAGTGGTCATTGCAACCTGAATACATAGGGTTGCAAAGCGAACGCGGCGAACTGAAACATCTAAGTAGCTGCAGGAAAAGAAATCAACCGAGATTCCCAAAGTAGTGGCGAGCGAAATGGGAACAGCCGCAAGTTTTAGCAGTGGACATAGTAGAACGACTTGGAAACGTCGGCCATAGAGGGTGATAGCCCCTTATACGAAATGATCATTGTGGAACTAAGCTTGCAACAAGTAGGGCGGGACACGTGTAATCCTGTCTGAACATGGGGGGACCATCCTCCAAGGCTAAATACTCGATATCGACCGATAGTGAACCAGTACCGTGAGGGAAAGGCGAAAAGAACCCCGGAAGGGGAGTGAAATAGATCCTGAAACCGTGTGCATACAAACAGTAGGAGCGGACTTGTTCCGTGACTGCGTACCTTTTGTATAATGGGTCAGCGACTTACATTCAGTGGCAAGCTTAACCGTATAGGGAAGGCGTAGAGAAATCGAGTCCGAATAGGGCGTTCAGTCGCTGGGTGTAGACCCGAAACCAAGTGATCTACTCATGGCCAGGATGAAGGTGCGGTAACACGCACTGGAGGTCCGAACCCACTAATGTTGAAAAATTAGGGGATGAGCTGTGGGTAGGGGTGAAAGGCTAAACAAACTTGGAAATAGCTGGTTCTCTCCGAAAACTATTTAGGTAGTGCCTCAAGTATCACCATCGGGGGTAGAGCACTGTTATGGCTAGGGGGTCATCGAGACTTACCAAACCATTGCAAACTCCGAATACCGATGAGTGCGAGCTTGGGAGACAGACGCCGGGTGCTAACGTCCGACGTCAAGAGGGAAACAACCCAGACCGCCAGCTAAGGTCCCAAAGATTGGCTAAGTGGCAAACGAAGTGGGAAGGCTAAAACAGTCAGGAGGTTGGCTTAGAAGCAGCCATCCTTTAAAGAAAGCGTAATAGCTCACTGATCGAGTCGTCCTGCGCGGAAGATGTAACGGGGCTAAGCCAGTCACCGAAGCTGCGGATATCCGTAAGGATATGGTAGGAGAGCGTTCTGTAAGCCTGCGAAGGTGTCTTGTAAAGGATGCTGGAGGTATCAGAAGTGCGAATGCTGACATGAGTAGCGATAATGGGGGTGAAAAGCCCCCACGCCGTAAGCCCAAGGTTTCCTGTTCAACGTTCATCGGAGCAGGGTGAGTCGGCCCCTAAGGCGAGGCAGAGATGCGTAGCTGATGGGAAGCAGGTTAATATTCCTGCACCGTCGTTAGATGCGATGGGGGGACGGATCGCGGAAGGTTGTCCGGGTGTTGGAAGTCCCGGTTCCTATATCACAGAAGGCTGTTAGGCAAATCCGGCAGCGTAATTCAAGGGTATGGGACGAGCCAATTTATTGGTGAAGCAATCGGAAGTGGTTCCAAGAAAAGCCTCTAAGCTTCAGTCTAACGAGACCGTACCGCAAACCGACACAGGTGGGCGAGATGAGTATTCTAAGGCGCTTGAGAGAACTCGGGAGAAGGAACTCGGCAAATTTGTACCGTAACTTCGGGATAAGGTACGCCCCGGTAGTTTGACTGGCCTGCGCCAGAAGGACGAAAGGGCTGCAATAAAAAGGTGGCTGCGACTGTTTAATAAAAACACAGCACTCTGCAAACACGAAAGTGGACGTATAGGGTGTGACGCCTGCCCGGTGCTGGAAGATTAAATGATGGGGTGCAAGCTCTTGATTGAAGTCCCAGTAAACGGCGGCCGTAACTATAACGGTCCTAAGGTAGCGAAATTCCTTGTCGGGTAAGTTCCGACCTGCACGAATGGCGTAACGATGGCCACACTGTCTCCTCCCGAGACTCAGCGAAGTTGAAATGTTTGTGATGATGCAATCTACCCGCGGCTAGACGGAAAGACCCCATGAACCTTTACTGTAGCTTTGCATTGGACTTTGAACCAATCTGTGTAGGATAGGTGGGAGGCTTTGAAGCGGGGACGCTAGTTCTCGTGGAGCCAACCTTGAAATACCACCCTGGTTTGTTTGAGGTTCTAACCTTGGTCCGTTATCCGGATCGGGGACAGTGCATGGTAGGCAGTTTGACTGGGGCGGTCTCCTCCCAAAGTGTAACGGAGGAGTTCGAAGGTACGCTAGGTACGGTCGGACATCGTGCTAATAGTGCAATGGCATAAGCGTGCTTAACTGCGAGACTGACAAGTCGAGCAGGTACGAAAGTAGGACATAGTGATCCGGTGGTTCTGTATGGAAGGGCCATCGCTCAACGGATAAAAGGTACTCTGGGGATAACAGGCTGATTCCTCCCAAGAGTTCATATCGACGGGGGAGTTTGGCACCTCGATGTCGGCTCATCACATCCTGGGGCTGTAGCCGGTCCCAAGGGTATGGCTGTTCGCCATTTAAAGTGGTACGTGAGCTGGGTTTAAAACGTCGTGAGACAGTTTGGTCCCTATCTGCCGTGGGCGTTGGAAATTTGAAGGGGGCTGCTCCTAGTACGAGAGGACCGGAGTGGACGAACCTCTGGTGTACCGGTTGTCACGCCAGTGGCATTGCCGGGTAGCTAAGTTCGGAAGAGATAACCGCTGAAAGCATCTAAGCGGGAAACTTGCCTTAAGATGATATTTCCCGGGAACTAGATTCCCCTAAAGGGTCGTTCGAGACCAGGACGTTGATAGGTCAGGTGTGGAAGCGTAGTAATACGTTAAGCTAACTGATACTAATTGCCCGTGAGGCTTGTCCCTATAACCTTAGCAGGTTATATGATGAGCTTTTTTGTTTGCCTAGGTGACTATCCATCAAAGATAGCAACACCGTTTGGACATTCATACCCAACCGGGCTCACTCACCCTAGTGAGCTCGGTATAAAAAACTACTTCTTCTAGATTGCGTTGTTTGTTGCTCCTACTGGAGAACAAGCAGCGGTTACAAGTTATGCCTGATGACCATAGCGATTTGGTACCACCCCTTCCCATCCCGAACAGGACCGTGAAACGAATTTGCGCCGATGATAGTGCTGCAACCAGTGTGAAAGTAGGTCATCGTCAGGCTTTTATTAAAAAACCCTCTGCAACTTACCTTGCAGAGGGTTTTTGCTTTGCGCGGAAATTATGCGTTTCTCTTCATTTCCTGCAATTTCCGCATTCCCGCAAGAAAACTACTGTGTTTTTAACCAGTTGTCCTGTATGATTCATTGATTCACATTAAGGCCATACCGCGATGATAGGTCGTCTTTCAGGCATTCTGCTCGAAAAAAATCCACCCCAACTGCTGATCGACTGCAACGGCGTCGGTTACGAGGTTGGGGTGCCGATGAGCACTTTCTATAATCTGCCGGGACTCGGCGAAAAAATCGCCTTGCTGACGCATCTGGCGATACGCGAAGATGCTCATGTGCTGTACGGTTTTGGCACAGCCGAAGAACGCAACGTCTTCAAGCAGTTGATCAAGATCAGCGGCGTCGGCGCCCGTACTGCGCTTTCGATCCTGTCCGGTATGTCAGTGCAGGATCTGGCCCAGGCCGTCACCTTGCAGGAAGCCGGACGGCTGACCAAAGTGCCCGGCATCGGCAAGAAAACCGCGGAGCGCTTGCTGCTGGAGCTGAAAGGCAAGCTGGGCGCGGATCTGGGACCGATCGGCAGCCCTCATGGCAGCGATGCCAGCGGCGATATTCTGAATGCCCTGATCGCGCTCGGCTATTCGGACAAGGAAGCCATGCTGGCGCTCAAGCAGCTGCCGCCCGAGGCTACCGTGTCGGAAGGTATCAAACTGGCATTGAAAGCGCTCTCCAAGCTGTAGGGTGGCGGCACAAAGCAGGATGATTTGTCTTTTATTGGCGTAGCGTGGTTTTTTTATATATTTAATCGCCGCACACTGGCTACAATCCGAACATGAGTATCCAAACCGACGATTTCACCGAACAGCGCATCATTTCCGCCACGCCGGCATCGCCGAACGAAGAGGCGATCGAACGCGCCTTGCGGCCGAAGCAGCTGGACGAGTACGTCGGCCAGGAAAAGATACGCGATCAGCTGCAGATATTCATCACCGCCGCGCGCCAAAGGCGCGAGGCGCTCGATCACACTTTGTTGTTTGGCCCTCCGGGTCTGGGCAAGA
The sequence above is a segment of the Collimonas sp. PA-H2 genome. Coding sequences within it:
- the ruvA gene encoding Holliday junction branch migration protein RuvA gives rise to the protein MIGRLSGILLEKNPPQLLIDCNGVGYEVGVPMSTFYNLPGLGEKIALLTHLAIREDAHVLYGFGTAEERNVFKQLIKISGVGARTALSILSGMSVQDLAQAVTLQEAGRLTKVPGIGKKTAERLLLELKGKLGADLGPIGSPHGSDASGDILNALIALGYSDKEAMLALKQLPPEATVSEGIKLALKALSKL